Proteins encoded in a region of the Roseateles sp. SL47 genome:
- a CDS encoding MFS transporter: MSASPPTLSTDTTDSHDAALSDRPENRLAVRLAFLVAGFGVACWAPLVPFARQRLGIDEGALGVLLLCLGLGSVSAMLMAGVICARHGTKRLIIASGLGMAVTLPLLSVLATPWSLGAALAVFGACLGSLDVAMNVNAVEVEKQSGRPLMSGFHALYSVGGFAGAGFMTLLLSLEFEPLHATLLGAVLMAAAVVMAWPYLLLTSSSSQAPLFVAPRGLVVLLAALAGIIFLVEGAILDWSALLITSTGLVNKAQGGLGFMLFSVAMTVGRFSGDALVSRLGDRTTLISGGLLGALGVAVVVLSPMAALAALGFVMVGLGASNLVPVLFRRAGQQTVMPAAFAVAAVTSTGYAGVLLGPALIGFVAHGVGLSNAFWWLGGLLLLVPIAARWVVAR; the protein is encoded by the coding sequence ATGAGCGCGAGCCCTCCCACCCTTTCCACCGACACCACCGACTCCCACGACGCGGCCCTGTCGGACCGCCCGGAAAACCGCCTGGCGGTCCGTCTGGCCTTTCTGGTGGCCGGCTTTGGTGTCGCCTGCTGGGCTCCGCTGGTGCCGTTTGCGCGTCAGCGTCTGGGCATCGATGAAGGCGCACTGGGCGTACTGCTGCTCTGCCTGGGGCTGGGTTCCGTTTCCGCCATGCTGATGGCCGGCGTGATCTGTGCACGGCACGGCACCAAGCGGCTGATCATCGCCAGCGGGCTGGGCATGGCCGTGACCCTGCCCCTGCTCTCCGTGCTGGCGACACCTTGGTCGCTGGGCGCGGCGCTGGCGGTCTTTGGCGCCTGCCTGGGCTCACTGGACGTCGCGATGAATGTGAACGCGGTTGAAGTGGAGAAGCAGAGCGGTCGTCCGCTGATGTCCGGCTTTCATGCCCTCTACAGCGTGGGCGGGTTTGCTGGCGCCGGCTTCATGACGCTGCTGCTGTCGCTGGAGTTCGAGCCACTGCATGCCACGCTGCTCGGGGCGGTGCTGATGGCCGCCGCAGTGGTCATGGCCTGGCCGTATCTGCTCCTCACGAGCTCATCGAGCCAGGCGCCGCTGTTTGTGGCGCCACGCGGCCTGGTGGTGCTGCTGGCCGCTCTGGCCGGCATCATCTTCCTGGTCGAAGGTGCCATTCTGGATTGGAGCGCGCTGCTGATCACCAGCACCGGCCTCGTCAACAAGGCCCAGGGCGGCCTGGGCTTCATGCTGTTTTCCGTGGCGATGACGGTCGGGCGTTTCAGCGGTGATGCGCTCGTGTCGCGCCTGGGGGACCGCACCACGCTGATCAGCGGCGGCCTGCTCGGCGCGCTGGGCGTGGCGGTGGTGGTGCTGTCGCCGATGGCTGCGCTCGCCGCGCTCGGGTTCGTGATGGTGGGCCTGGGTGCATCGAACCTGGTGCCGGTGCTGTTCCGCCGCGCGGGTCAGCAGACGGTGATGCCGGCCGCCTTTGCCGTGGCGGCAGTCACCAGCACGGGTTATGCGGGGGTGCTGCTCGGCCCGGCGCTGATCGGCTTTGTGGCGCATGGCGTGGGCCTGTCCAACGCCTTCTGGTGGCTGGGCGGGCTGCTGCTGTTGGTGCCCATCGCGGCGCGATGGGTCGTGGCGCGCTGA
- a CDS encoding PqiC family protein produces MTFTRKPQWLLIPLTTALGLLTACGSAPTTHYYTLTPPPAQMRAVSATPTPWVIDVQPVGVPEALDQPQIVIRQSDSSVLVLEQERWSGPLNQELRSALSAQLSRQLGTQDVAGLSLPTDRDVLRIKVQVRRFEAWPGERVDLTADWTLVQSSDTSRRVNCRTERTETAGAGYAGMVSAQQRLLSSLSQAIAATVSQWPQAQCPAG; encoded by the coding sequence ATGACCTTCACTCGCAAGCCGCAGTGGCTGTTGATCCCGCTCACAACGGCGCTCGGACTCCTGACCGCCTGTGGTTCCGCCCCGACCACCCACTACTACACCCTGACGCCGCCCCCTGCACAGATGCGGGCCGTGTCAGCGACCCCCACGCCGTGGGTGATCGACGTACAACCCGTGGGGGTGCCCGAAGCACTGGACCAGCCGCAGATCGTGATCCGGCAGAGCGACAGCAGCGTGCTGGTGCTGGAGCAGGAGCGCTGGTCGGGGCCCCTGAACCAGGAGTTGCGGTCGGCGCTGTCCGCGCAGTTGTCGCGTCAGCTGGGTACCCAGGATGTGGCTGGGCTCAGCCTGCCGACCGACCGGGACGTGCTGCGCATCAAGGTGCAGGTGCGCCGCTTTGAGGCCTGGCCCGGCGAACGGGTGGATCTGACGGCGGACTGGACCCTGGTGCAGTCCAGTGACACCAGCCGTCGTGTGAACTGCCGGACAGAGCGGACCGAGACGGCCGGCGCCGGTTATGCGGGGATGGTGTCGGCGCAGCAACGCTTGCTGTCCTCGCTCAGCCAGGCCATTGCGGCCACCGTCTCGCAATGGCCGCAGGCGCAGTGCCCCGCTGGATAG
- a CDS encoding methyl-accepting chemotaxis protein, with protein MSLVRNLKIGRRLGLAFLVMVVLMGVMAAVARLGLATVGDHLAAVLKDRYVKVRQVQSIFDELNLQARSARNMLLLETSEERANETGSIQGSRQRALDVYDAMVPTITDPDAKATLDAVMGIRKEYGASLENFLRLAAAQDTDRARAELLTKLRPAQLAYVAKLTKLVERQEVLMAEAGAQASAAVDRTLWLLLATLVVGGGVGLVFGFVATRSVTQPLAEVQRTMESVAGGDLSLEVTVDRGDELGDLQRSLSRMVTGLRGLVREVRSGVDSVTTASTQIAMGNLDLSSRTEQQASSLEETASAMEQMNGTVRAAADGAREAMVLARSASETAVEGGEAVHRVVSTMDAITASSRRIEDIIGVIDSIAFQTNILALNAAVEAARAGEHGRGFAVVASEVRSLAQRSAGAAREIKSLISASATTVETGGREVAAAGDTMRKIVDQIQRVSSLVAEISGAAQEQSRGIEQINQAVAQMDQVTQQNAALVEESAAAAGSLEHQAKRLADAVASFKLMAAG; from the coding sequence ATGTCATTGGTGCGAAATTTGAAGATCGGGAGACGACTGGGATTGGCGTTCTTGGTGATGGTGGTACTGATGGGGGTGATGGCCGCTGTCGCGCGCCTGGGGTTGGCCACCGTGGGTGACCACCTCGCAGCCGTATTGAAGGATCGCTATGTCAAGGTCCGTCAGGTCCAGAGCATCTTTGACGAGTTGAATCTGCAGGCACGTAGCGCCCGGAACATGCTGCTGTTGGAGACATCGGAAGAGCGCGCCAACGAGACGGGCTCCATCCAGGGCTCGCGCCAGAGAGCCCTGGACGTCTACGACGCCATGGTCCCCACCATCACGGACCCGGATGCCAAAGCGACGCTGGATGCCGTCATGGGGATTCGAAAGGAATACGGTGCCAGCCTGGAGAACTTTCTGCGTCTTGCCGCTGCTCAAGACACGGACAGGGCTCGCGCAGAGCTGCTGACCAAGCTTCGGCCCGCCCAACTGGCGTATGTCGCCAAGCTCACGAAACTGGTGGAGCGACAGGAGGTGCTGATGGCCGAGGCGGGGGCTCAGGCCAGTGCCGCGGTGGACCGGACACTCTGGCTGCTGCTGGCGACGCTCGTTGTGGGCGGGGGTGTGGGCCTGGTCTTCGGGTTCGTGGCGACTCGCTCCGTCACCCAGCCGTTGGCGGAGGTGCAACGCACCATGGAGTCGGTGGCTGGTGGCGACCTCAGTCTGGAGGTGACGGTGGATCGAGGTGACGAACTGGGTGACCTGCAGCGCAGCCTCTCCCGCATGGTCACTGGGCTACGTGGGCTGGTGCGTGAGGTGCGGTCCGGCGTGGACTCTGTAACGACCGCCTCCACTCAGATCGCCATGGGCAACCTGGATCTCTCCAGTCGTACCGAGCAACAGGCCAGCAGCCTGGAGGAGACGGCGAGCGCCATGGAGCAAATGAATGGAACGGTGCGTGCCGCTGCCGATGGCGCACGAGAAGCCATGGTGCTGGCCCGGTCCGCCTCGGAAACGGCTGTGGAGGGCGGCGAGGCCGTTCATCGTGTGGTGAGTACGATGGATGCGATCACCGCCAGCAGCCGCCGCATTGAAGACATCATCGGTGTCATCGACAGCATCGCCTTTCAGACCAACATACTGGCGTTGAATGCGGCCGTGGAAGCCGCCAGAGCCGGGGAGCATGGCCGCGGCTTTGCCGTGGTGGCCAGCGAAGTGCGAAGCCTTGCCCAGCGAAGTGCGGGGGCTGCAAGAGAAATCAAGTCGCTGATCTCCGCTTCTGCCACCACCGTGGAGACCGGAGGCCGCGAGGTGGCCGCTGCAGGGGACACCATGCGCAAGATCGTCGATCAGATTCAGCGGGTGAGTAGCCTGGTGGCGGAGATTTCCGGGGCGGCGCAGGAACAGAGTCGCGGCATCGAGCAGATCAATCAGGCCGTAGCGCAGATGGATCAAGTGACACAGCAAAATGCCGCACTCGTGGAGGAAAGCGCGGCGGCGGCGGGGAGTCTGGAGCACCAAGCCAAGCGGCTGGCGGACGCGGTCGCGAGTTTCAAATTGATGGCCGCCGGCTGA
- a CDS encoding TonB-dependent siderophore receptor, whose amino-acid sequence MTHPFLMTACAFAACVALGDARAQEVAAAAAAPADAQGTTQGTNQADGRADARTTDGTLDRIFVKGKRETRVSKGATGLPIAIKDTPQSISTIEQEDMANFGLTGSNNALRLATGINVDQYETNRATFNSRGFEVQLTQIDGVGMTNDWGTVVGQQDTFLFERIELIRGANGLLTGVGNSSGTINYIRKRPKNVDGGEVNVTYGQWGQLRGALDYNKVLTEDGSWAGRLVVTHEDKDSYLRALNDKRSTVYGVVEGQVGDDGTLTFGVTLNDSKQHSPMWGSLILKRADGTQVEFDQSASTSVDWTYWNTKSQSAFIEYTHRLAQGWEAKATYNYRHGEEATKLLYAYGTLNADNTGLLGWPYHSASSTNNRLFDLNVNGEYNAFGRKHTVLFGVSRSTQTTSTDIYSAPTDQMYLPLPAFPYGGDAYTEPTWGARTFDRSGEQTLTRAYAVTHLSLTNELKAIVGLNAVKLQREGSSAYGSATNATNYPDTKKTTPYAGLTYDFTPDVLGYVSYSTIFQNQDQTDANKNYLDPMKGKNAEVGVKADWLNKSLLTTFAVFTSEQKGLATLGGVLADQTYWYEPKDVKSKGFEFEATGRINKDSKITVGYTRLILTGPDGNSIYDWVPRTTINAVYDTRVPMVKGLHLGVAARWQSEVVGPNASQGAYLVANAFASYDINDKTSVRLNVDNLLDKKYLGGIAYGAIYGAPRNAAVTLSYKL is encoded by the coding sequence ATGACGCACCCCTTCCTCATGACCGCCTGCGCCTTTGCCGCCTGTGTGGCGCTGGGTGACGCACGCGCCCAGGAAGTGGCAGCCGCCGCTGCGGCCCCCGCCGATGCCCAGGGCACTACCCAGGGCACTAACCAGGCCGATGGCCGCGCCGATGCACGCACCACCGACGGCACGCTCGACCGGATCTTCGTCAAGGGCAAGCGCGAGACGCGGGTCTCCAAGGGGGCGACCGGCCTGCCCATCGCCATCAAGGACACGCCGCAGTCCATCAGCACCATCGAGCAGGAAGACATGGCCAACTTCGGCCTGACCGGTTCGAACAACGCGCTGCGTCTGGCCACCGGCATCAACGTCGACCAGTACGAAACCAATCGGGCCACCTTCAATTCGCGGGGCTTCGAAGTGCAGCTCACGCAGATCGACGGCGTGGGCATGACCAACGACTGGGGCACCGTCGTCGGCCAGCAGGACACCTTCCTGTTCGAGCGCATTGAGCTGATCCGTGGCGCCAACGGCCTGCTGACCGGCGTCGGCAATTCGTCCGGCACCATCAACTACATCCGCAAGCGCCCGAAGAACGTGGACGGCGGCGAAGTCAACGTCACCTATGGCCAATGGGGTCAACTGCGCGGCGCGCTGGACTACAACAAGGTGCTGACCGAGGACGGCTCCTGGGCCGGCCGCCTGGTGGTGACCCATGAGGACAAGGACTCCTACCTGCGCGCGCTGAACGACAAGCGCTCCACGGTGTATGGGGTGGTGGAAGGCCAGGTGGGCGACGATGGCACGCTGACCTTCGGTGTGACCCTGAACGATTCCAAGCAGCACTCGCCGATGTGGGGCTCGCTGATTCTCAAGCGTGCCGACGGCACGCAGGTGGAATTCGACCAGTCGGCCTCCACGTCGGTGGACTGGACCTACTGGAATACAAAGTCACAGAGCGCCTTCATTGAATACACCCATCGCCTGGCGCAGGGCTGGGAAGCCAAGGCCACCTACAACTACCGCCATGGAGAGGAAGCCACCAAGCTGCTGTATGCCTACGGCACGCTGAATGCGGACAACACCGGTCTGCTGGGCTGGCCCTACCATTCGGCCAGTTCCACCAACAACCGCCTGTTCGACCTGAACGTCAACGGCGAATACAACGCCTTCGGCCGCAAGCACACGGTGTTGTTCGGCGTGAGCCGCTCGACGCAGACCACCTCCACGGACATCTACTCCGCGCCCACCGACCAGATGTACCTGCCGCTGCCGGCCTTCCCGTATGGCGGCGATGCCTACACGGAACCGACCTGGGGCGCCCGTACCTTCGACCGCAGTGGTGAACAGACGCTGACACGCGCCTATGCCGTCACCCACCTGTCGCTGACCAATGAGCTGAAGGCCATCGTGGGCCTGAATGCCGTGAAGCTGCAGCGCGAGGGCTCGTCGGCTTATGGCTCCGCCACCAACGCCACCAACTATCCCGACACAAAAAAGACCACGCCGTATGCCGGCCTGACCTACGACTTCACACCTGATGTGCTGGGCTATGTGTCGTACTCGACCATCTTCCAGAACCAGGACCAGACGGACGCCAACAAGAACTATCTGGATCCGATGAAGGGCAAGAATGCCGAAGTGGGCGTCAAGGCGGACTGGCTCAACAAGTCGCTGCTGACCACCTTTGCGGTCTTCACCTCGGAGCAAAAGGGCCTCGCCACGCTCGGCGGCGTGCTGGCGGACCAGACCTATTGGTACGAACCCAAGGACGTGAAGTCCAAGGGCTTCGAATTTGAAGCCACCGGCCGCATCAACAAGGACAGCAAGATCACCGTGGGCTACACCCGCCTGATCCTGACCGGTCCGGACGGCAACAGCATCTACGACTGGGTGCCCCGCACCACCATCAATGCGGTGTATGACACCCGCGTGCCCATGGTGAAGGGTCTGCATCTGGGCGTGGCCGCTCGTTGGCAGTCGGAAGTCGTGGGCCCGAACGCCTCTCAAGGCGCCTACCTGGTGGCCAATGCCTTTGCCAGCTACGACATCAACGACAAGACCAGCGTCCGGCTGAACGTGGACAACCTGTTGGACAAGAAGTACCTGGGCGGCATCGCCTACGGTGCCATCTACGGTGCGCCGCGCAATGCGGCGGTGACGCTGAGCTACAAGCTCTAA
- a CDS encoding intermembrane transport protein PqiB, which produces MNPHTDPDGAPTPAPSPAPAPATSAAPTPMPPGSTAAGPDPLPGAPGAPGAPGAADPTMAGVGTPGVRRRRGVSLVWIVPAVAAIVALSIFARSWSNEGPEIVISFQTAAGLEAGKTPVKYKDVTVGSVRSISLSPDRSHVLATVKLTHSASSLARTDSRFWVVRPRIGVGGVSGVDTLLSGAYIGVDTGTSDQLQHDFKGLEEPPAVINGMPGKTFMLHASDLGSLDIGSPVYFRRVQVGRVATYKLNERGTGVDLQIFVEAPYDRFVNSNTRFWNASGLDISLSADGLKLNTQSVATIVAGGIAFATPQNEPTTAGAPRSGYRLANDEQTAMARADGPPQYAQFRFDQSLRGLAVGAPVEFLGLNIGHVTSVTLDYDPVRKRFPAVVSAEIFPHRLDAAMQHVPVKEGDPESVTLLFVKNLVEAGLRAEARTSNLLTGQRYISLDFYPGLPKVTIASLSPMQIPTIDKKVDQIPEQVVHILDKLEKLPMDQIATNLNNSLLELNGALVTFNQTLHQVNGQVLPEATATFQQAQKTLNAVGGAVGEDSHLQQDLSSTLREVERSARSLRSLTDMLSRHPESLIRGRPTDAPLSAPQAPSGNAGVGSGNSNSNSKPTTPPTVQPAATQESPKP; this is translated from the coding sequence ATGAATCCTCACACTGACCCTGACGGTGCACCCACGCCCGCACCGTCGCCTGCACCAGCCCCTGCAACGTCCGCAGCGCCAACCCCGATGCCGCCGGGCTCCACCGCAGCCGGCCCGGACCCCTTGCCTGGTGCACCTGGCGCGCCCGGCGCGCCAGGCGCCGCTGATCCGACCATGGCGGGCGTCGGCACCCCGGGTGTCCGGCGCCGCCGCGGGGTCTCCCTGGTGTGGATCGTGCCCGCCGTTGCAGCCATCGTGGCGCTGTCCATCTTTGCGCGCAGCTGGAGCAACGAAGGGCCGGAGATCGTCATCAGCTTCCAGACCGCCGCCGGACTCGAGGCCGGCAAGACCCCCGTCAAATACAAGGATGTGACGGTGGGCAGCGTGCGCAGCATCAGTCTCAGCCCGGACCGTTCCCATGTGCTGGCCACGGTCAAACTCACGCACAGCGCGTCGAGCCTGGCCCGCACGGATTCGCGCTTCTGGGTGGTGCGGCCCCGCATCGGCGTGGGCGGTGTATCCGGAGTGGATACGCTGCTGTCCGGCGCCTACATCGGCGTGGACACCGGCACCTCCGATCAACTCCAGCACGACTTCAAAGGACTGGAGGAGCCGCCCGCCGTCATCAATGGCATGCCGGGCAAGACCTTCATGCTGCATGCATCCGACCTGGGTTCGCTCGATATCGGCTCACCGGTGTATTTCCGCCGCGTGCAGGTGGGGCGTGTGGCCACCTACAAGCTGAACGAGCGCGGCACAGGCGTGGACCTGCAGATCTTCGTGGAAGCGCCGTACGACCGCTTCGTCAACAGCAACACCCGGTTCTGGAATGCCAGCGGGCTGGACATCTCCCTGAGCGCCGACGGTCTCAAACTGAACACCCAATCAGTGGCGACCATCGTGGCCGGGGGCATTGCCTTCGCCACGCCCCAGAACGAACCGACGACGGCCGGCGCTCCCCGCTCCGGCTATCGGCTGGCCAATGATGAGCAGACCGCCATGGCGCGTGCGGATGGCCCGCCGCAGTATGCGCAGTTCCGCTTCGACCAGTCCCTGCGCGGTCTGGCGGTGGGCGCGCCGGTGGAGTTCCTGGGGCTGAACATCGGCCACGTCACGTCGGTGACCCTGGACTACGACCCGGTGCGCAAGCGCTTTCCCGCCGTGGTCAGCGCGGAGATCTTCCCGCATCGCCTGGATGCCGCCATGCAGCACGTGCCGGTGAAGGAGGGGGATCCGGAGTCGGTGACGCTGCTGTTTGTGAAGAATCTGGTGGAAGCCGGCCTGCGGGCGGAAGCTCGCACCAGCAACCTGCTCACCGGTCAGCGCTATATCTCGCTGGACTTCTATCCCGGTCTGCCCAAGGTCACCATCGCCTCGCTGAGCCCGATGCAGATCCCCACCATCGACAAGAAGGTGGACCAGATTCCCGAGCAGGTGGTGCACATCCTCGACAAGCTCGAGAAGCTGCCGATGGATCAGATAGCGACGAATCTGAACAACAGCCTGCTGGAGCTAAACGGGGCGCTGGTGACCTTCAACCAGACCCTGCATCAGGTCAATGGCCAGGTGCTGCCGGAAGCGACCGCCACCTTCCAGCAGGCGCAGAAGACGCTGAATGCAGTGGGCGGCGCGGTGGGCGAGGACTCCCATCTGCAGCAGGACCTGTCTTCGACACTGCGCGAGGTGGAGCGGTCGGCTCGGTCGCTGCGGTCGTTGACGGACATGCTGTCACGGCATCCCGAATCACTGATCCGTGGACGCCCGACGGATGCGCCGCTGTCGGCGCCGCAGGCACCATCGGGCAATGCCGGCGTGGGTTCCGGCAACAGCAACAGCAACAGCAAGCCGACCACGCCTCCCACGGTCCAACCGGCCGCCACACAGGAGTCCCCAAAGCCATGA
- a CDS encoding ATP-binding protein: MAYPEVVEELASPSQLRLAIGLSVLLLAVIAIIFPDAATPLVQLPHVSGMYGSAIAMIDLATFWLLISSSHQPRSHAVIAAAYLFGGLMAVLHVLTFPGAVFIQGPVIGSPHAVSWLFVAWRAGFAFFIIWAVLVEGRGQPSRSGRSSRLPAVVAVIAAAAVYTASQLSDAAALATDGHQQRFSNFSVYGAYLAAVLAVLAIGLIWLRELHRRSIFVWLMFVMTAEAAGVWLSTYSGGRYTLAWYTTRVEGLVASAVVLLLLAQHFRRLQRHLGDTVAVLKARTDDLQAEIHRRESAEAKLAQAKKMEAVGQLGAGLSHDLNNILQVITGRLSILHRRAGALADADVEVIRRNVRKAEAMTRQLTLLSGRRRMNAQPLNLAAALADIADSLRPLLDGRYPVTLDLAPQLPDLALDPLELEIALTNLMTNARDAMPEGGEIRLSACVETLGEAGRVVLIVVTDGGAGMRPEVLDRIFDPFFTTKEPGKGTGLGLAQVYGFAKASGGHVEVTSRPGQGTTVTMVFPLGRPEGQARPAGLFSAAGPANGGAPAMGVQGAELRSDDPDPLAASPIRSGEVILLVDDNDDVREASQQLLAAGGFAVRTARHAPEALSLIAAGLRPDVLISDIVMPGGMNGVELARRIKDSHPDVRVVLVTGFSDVAQSASEEGYPVVRKPYDLASLLSVLA; encoded by the coding sequence ATGGCTTACCCGGAGGTAGTTGAAGAGCTTGCGAGTCCGTCGCAGCTCCGTCTGGCCATCGGGCTCTCCGTCCTGCTGCTGGCCGTCATTGCCATCATCTTCCCGGATGCGGCCACGCCGCTGGTGCAACTGCCGCATGTGAGCGGCATGTACGGCTCGGCGATCGCGATGATCGACCTGGCCACCTTCTGGCTGCTGATCTCCTCATCCCACCAACCCCGCTCGCATGCGGTGATCGCGGCGGCCTACCTTTTCGGCGGGCTGATGGCGGTGCTGCATGTGCTGACCTTTCCCGGGGCCGTATTTATTCAAGGCCCGGTGATCGGTTCGCCGCACGCGGTGAGCTGGTTGTTTGTGGCCTGGCGGGCCGGGTTTGCGTTCTTCATCATCTGGGCGGTGTTGGTGGAGGGGCGCGGGCAGCCGTCGCGAAGCGGCCGCTCCAGCCGGCTTCCGGCGGTGGTGGCCGTGATTGCCGCGGCGGCGGTCTATACCGCGTCTCAGCTCAGTGATGCCGCGGCGTTGGCGACGGATGGCCATCAACAGCGCTTCAGCAATTTCAGTGTCTATGGGGCCTATCTCGCGGCTGTGCTGGCGGTACTGGCCATCGGATTGATCTGGCTGCGTGAACTGCACCGACGGTCCATCTTCGTGTGGCTGATGTTCGTGATGACGGCGGAGGCGGCCGGCGTCTGGCTCAGCACCTACAGCGGCGGTCGATACACCCTGGCCTGGTACACCACACGGGTGGAAGGCCTTGTGGCCAGTGCGGTCGTGCTGCTGTTGCTGGCTCAGCATTTCCGTCGATTGCAGCGGCATCTCGGGGACACGGTGGCGGTGCTGAAGGCGCGCACCGACGATCTGCAGGCGGAGATCCATCGCCGCGAAAGTGCCGAAGCCAAGCTGGCCCAGGCCAAGAAGATGGAAGCGGTGGGGCAACTGGGCGCGGGCCTGTCGCATGACCTGAACAACATTCTCCAGGTCATCACCGGTCGGCTGTCGATCCTGCATCGGCGCGCGGGCGCGCTGGCGGATGCCGATGTGGAAGTGATCCGGCGCAATGTGCGCAAGGCCGAGGCGATGACGCGCCAACTGACGCTGCTGTCCGGACGCCGTCGCATGAATGCGCAGCCGCTGAATCTCGCCGCCGCGCTGGCGGACATTGCCGATTCCTTGCGGCCGCTGCTGGACGGCCGCTATCCAGTGACCCTGGATCTTGCACCGCAGTTGCCGGATCTGGCGCTGGATCCGCTGGAACTGGAAATCGCCCTCACCAACCTGATGACCAACGCCCGCGACGCCATGCCGGAGGGGGGCGAGATCCGGCTGAGCGCCTGTGTCGAGACGCTGGGCGAGGCCGGACGTGTGGTGCTGATCGTGGTGACGGATGGCGGCGCGGGCATGCGGCCGGAAGTGCTGGATCGCATCTTCGACCCCTTCTTCACCACCAAGGAGCCGGGCAAGGGCACCGGCCTGGGTCTGGCCCAGGTGTACGGCTTTGCCAAGGCCAGTGGCGGCCATGTGGAGGTGACCAGCCGACCGGGGCAAGGAACGACGGTCACGATGGTCTTTCCGCTGGGGCGGCCAGAAGGACAGGCCAGGCCGGCCGGCCTGTTCTCGGCGGCTGGACCCGCCAACGGCGGCGCTCCTGCCATGGGGGTGCAGGGGGCCGAACTGCGATCCGATGATCCGGATCCGCTGGCGGCTTCGCCGATCAGGTCGGGCGAAGTGATTCTGCTGGTGGACGACAACGACGACGTCCGAGAGGCTTCGCAACAGTTGCTGGCTGCAGGGGGATTCGCGGTCCGCACGGCGCGTCATGCGCCCGAGGCCCTGAGCCTGATCGCGGCGGGCCTGCGGCCGGATGTGCTGATCTCCGACATCGTCATGCCGGGCGGCATGAATGGTGTGGAGCTGGCGCGCCGCATCAAGGACAGCCACCCGGATGTGCGGGTGGTGCTGGTGACGGGCTTTAGCGATGTCGCGCAGAGCGCCAGCGAGGAGGGCTATCCGGTGGTGAGAAAACCATATGACCTGGCGTCGCTGCTGAGTGTGCTGGCCTGA
- a CDS encoding DeoR/GlpR family DNA-binding transcription regulator: protein MTAPDLPRARRDLIADRLAAGHPVVATELAAEFSLSEDAIRRDLRALAAQGLCRRVYGGAIPIPSHDRPITARLHENPERKTALARAGAATVQPGELVFLDSGSTNVTLVDHLPEEADLTVATNGVDVAAAALRRQDLRVLLLGGEVDPHLGGSVDAAAVASLQRLRIDRCFVGVCGMDVHDGAMATHYNEVVFKRTLVERSLHRVALLSSDKLAASVHYSFAALTEIHTLVVEHDADPTRVQALLDAGARIIRAETF from the coding sequence ATGACCGCCCCCGACCTTCCTCGCGCCCGCCGCGACCTGATTGCCGACCGCCTGGCCGCCGGCCACCCGGTGGTCGCCACTGAACTGGCCGCCGAGTTCTCGTTGTCCGAAGACGCGATCCGACGCGACCTGCGCGCCCTCGCCGCCCAAGGCCTGTGCCGCCGCGTCTACGGCGGTGCCATCCCCATTCCCAGCCACGACCGGCCCATCACCGCCCGGCTGCACGAAAACCCGGAGCGCAAGACCGCACTGGCTCGCGCGGGCGCGGCCACCGTGCAACCCGGCGAGCTGGTATTCCTGGACAGCGGCAGCACCAACGTCACGCTGGTGGACCACCTGCCCGAAGAAGCCGATCTCACCGTCGCCACCAATGGCGTGGACGTGGCCGCCGCCGCACTGCGCCGCCAGGACCTCCGCGTGCTGCTCCTGGGGGGCGAGGTGGATCCTCACCTCGGCGGCAGCGTGGACGCCGCGGCCGTCGCCAGCCTGCAGCGCCTGCGCATTGACCGTTGCTTCGTTGGCGTCTGCGGCATGGATGTGCACGACGGAGCCATGGCCACCCATTACAACGAAGTCGTCTTCAAGCGGACCCTGGTGGAACGCAGCCTGCACCGCGTGGCCCTGCTGTCCAGCGACAAGCTGGCCGCGTCCGTGCACTACAGCTTCGCCGCGCTCACTGAGATCCACACCCTGGTGGTCGAGCACGACGCAGACCCCACCCGGGTGCAAGCATTGCTGGACGCTGGAGCCCGGATCATCCGGGCGGAGACCTTCTGA